DNA from Elaeis guineensis isolate ETL-2024a chromosome 2, EG11, whole genome shotgun sequence:
TAGAAACCTGATCCAATTTTTGCtccaaagaactcatgataagATAGACAAAGAAAGGAGCACCAAGAGATACAGGTAAATTCGAGCTttgttgatccaaagcatctatCTTCCGAAAACTAAAAAATGCGGCTACTGAAACCCTCCCCAAAAACAAATCAACACCCTCGAAACCTCAAAGAACAAAAGATCTGCACAAATTCCACGAGAAAAACCAAGAAAACTGATGGATCTACGAATCCAACTAACAGATTATCTAAAACCCAAAAAAACGACATCGAAAAAACCTGGGGAATGGCGCGCGACTGTAAACCCTAGTCGCCTCTGCCTCGGGCCACCCTTCTTCTCCAGGAGCACAGCACGctcgaagaagaagagagagagagagagatgggtgttttttttctttttttggcctaTTTCTGTCCGCCAATTTCCCTGGCTCGGGTTGTCGCCATTCCGTGAAGCGAATCCACGACGTGAAGTTTAGACGGAATATTCGGGTGCCAGCTCGGCCACCGTCGGAATTTTGCGAGCTCCAGCTCAGCATTCAGACTAAATAGACGGAAAACGTTGCCGTCAGCCTCTCTTTGTTAATTTACGATATCTTTAAACGAAATTTTATATATTAGTTTAGAAAGAAAATGAAATATAACAAAATGAGGTGGACCGGACGTTGTGTTGCATTCCATCGACCCGTCAAACTTTTCAGCCGGTGCTCGTACCGACACGGAAAGCTTTGAAGCTGGAAAGCTTCTGCTGGAGATGATTAACTTAACGTGATCCATGATGGAATTGGGTTAACAATGACCTGTTGCTCCAGACTCGCAGTGTTGCACGTTGGTACGATTTGGAGGGCGTCGTGGATTGCTGTCAGAGTGCATATTTAGCTAGTTAGTGTGACTAGACGCatgcaaatttttttgataaaagaaaaaaaaattgcatgccTCAATTGATTGATGGCACCCGAACCACAAGaactttttacaaaaaaaaaaccgACTCATAAAAACGTTGGCATGATTTTAATTGGCCAACATTGATTTGAcgttgaattatttttaatttaatttaaattatggcTAGGTTCATTTTGAATCAACTTCGAGCTCGGATGATTGAGTCTTCGTTGCTGAATATATgagatattatctattttgattTCTAACTATATCTTCAAATTATAGGAGGTGCATCATAGTACATCGAAGATATATTGATCTCCACTAtcgtatatgtgtatatgtgagATATTATCCACTTCAATTTATGACTGTACCCTCGAATCCAAAAGAACATCAGACATTCTACCTTTCAATCAAGAGGGATTCTGGATAAGATTGCAGAAGGCGCATTACAATCCATTGAAGATACATCGATTTCTTATCTGGCACACCAATATTACGGTTAAGGGCTTATGGCTCGGATAGATCAGTCTCTAGTTTCATATATGTGAGATATTATCTGCTTCAGTTTTTGACCATTATAGCACAAGGTCTCATGATTTTGCCCTTCAAAAAATGTCTCATGGGAGAAAAAAGATCTCAtcctatataaatcaaaattttcatttaCTCACAATCAATCTAAAACTAATGATGTCATCTCTCTCCTACACTATAATATAGCCCTTTTAGCATTGTCGGAACCGGAAACCGACCCATTCAAACCACAAGCTCTTGGCcataataatgataaaataaaaatataaaatataaaattaatttcaatatctGGGCTGAATCAAACTTGATTCGATTGGACTACTTGCTGGTTGTAACCGCCCCAGGCATCGCCGGGTGCTGGTGAGGAGTGATGTGATATTGTCATGCTTCACCATGATTAAGGAAAAGGCTGCAGTGGGATCATGATAAAAGGCATATTAGAAGGGCCGGATGAACGAATTTAAGCATGAACGGCATGTCGTTGTCCGGTCACGAAAGTTGTCGCCCACGAGGTTCATGCTAACACTGAAATTTGCCATGGCTGCGTGCGAGGCGAGCATAGCTGCGATTAAGATTTTGGATAATTCTccaccaaaaattaaaaaaaaaaaaacatccaaATTCGAgccaatcaaaaatttaaaaattactaattaCCTATAGTTTCAAATTCATTGTAATATCTAATATGACCTGAGAAAAAAGCCAAAAGTAATTTTAACTCAAAGAAGCCAGATGATAGTTTTTACATAACCCTACAACGCTCTGTTCATAATCGTTCATCtattttcatatattttaaaaCGTTCTATCTTCTATCATTCATTTATTTGTAAAGATCTTAAAGTACTCCATTTCCAAGATCCATCCTTCTGTAAAGATCTTAAAGCATCCATCCCATCATCCATCCAACTACACAGACCTTGAAGCACTCCATCCTTATCATCCATTTGCTTGCACAGATCTCAAATCACTCCATCCTTTGTCATTCATCCATCTACACAAATCTCAAAtcattccatcttctattttacttgcacagatctcaaagtactTCATCCTCTATTATGCATCCGTTGCACAGATCTCGAAGTGCTCCATCTTCTATTATTCATTTGCCTACACAAATTTTAAAGCATTCTATTCTTAGTTATTCATTTGTTAGCACAGATTTTAAAGTGATTTGCCCTTTATCATCCATCTATctgcacagctctcaaagcactTCATTTTTTAATCCATTTACTTGTATAGATCTTAAAGTGTTTCATTTTCTTGCATGGATCTCAAATTGCTCCATATTTTGTCTTCCATTCATCTGCATAAATCTCGAAGCACAATATTCTTTATCATCCATCTGTTTGTACAGATTTCAAAATGCTCTCTTCCATTCATCTCAAAAAACTTTATCCCCTATCATCTATCCgtctgcatagatctcaaagcactccataattttttgttattaaaatgatgcatctatttttaaGCCCTCATAAGCAGCTTAGCTCAACAAGAGGACTAACAGAAGAATGAAATCTTTTAGTCCCAAAGTAAATAATCATCCACCTACCACAATCTCTAATGATGAAGCATCCTCTTGTTTCATGATCTCCAACCTAACCATAACAATTTAGCTAGTGATGCCTTTGTTGTGGGAAGGCTCATTGAGCCGCTAGCACCCCAAGGCCAAGAAGATGTAGCAGAGTTAAAGTTGTCAGCGATATGCAAGAATTCAGAAGGTTAGAGAGCATACTTTGCTGAAATTTGCTCCGCATCAACAACCAGGACTGAAATACTTTGGTTTTGAGACATCCATGAAAAAACCAACTGGCATGAGCAGCAAAAACTCTCTTCACCACTAGTTGATGATGATCTAGTAAGAATTCCAATAGATATGGAGTCAAAAACTTGCTTGAAATGAACCTCCAGTGTTTCTCTAAACTCTTCTGATGTGTAATCGAAAGAGTTGAACGGTTGGGGTATCAGAAATCTTCCTAAAATTCTAGCTTATAGAGGCATTATTACATTTACGTATTAGCTTATAACTGCCACTTGCATTTAATACTGATTTCTCCAAATTATGACGTACTAAATTATCAGAAACATAAACAAGCGGTATCAGAACTTCTGTAATCTGACTTGCTATCTTAGGAGGAAATAATGAATTTAGCTTCTGTTGGTCCCAGCACCTGGAAGCATAAATCAAAGTACTAACTTTGCTGCTATCCTGACACTGATCCATGTTAATATGTGTCGGCCTGCAATTAAGAGGAATATGTTCTAATTCATGGGTCAGTAAAGATATGAATTTGTTCTCCATTCCCAATTTTCCAATGAAAAGAATCACcttgaaaataaagaatatataTCTTTTGGTGTATCTGTATGGTGCGATATGGTACAACTTTGTACCATACCAGTCACCAACCGATATGATGTCTGATACTAAAACTGCGAACCTTGGCTATATCCTAAATATTTCAGATTGTTGAACTCATCTTGGTGAACTTAATCATGCATCAGCACATCAAGTTTCTTTGTGCTACTAGAAGCAATCCATGCAAGGAGAGCAATCTTTACAACTCTTACACCAGCATCTTTTAATTGATGCACAGGGTTTTGATTTCAGAACAGCATTCAGGAATAGTTTGTTAAagcatttttttactttattaagCTGATGATGGACTTTCATAATGATCTAATTCTCTCAGATAGTCTTGATATCAAGGAGAGGGAAATAAATCAAATGAAATCATGTCAGATAATATAATAGACCTCAACATGTTGAATAAGCATAGTTAAATTATCTTTATGAGTATAAATTGCTCTAAGAGATGATTTTATGTCAGCTAACTGGATCCTGAACATGCAGATCTTGTGTTTTATCAGCATCCTATAATCTTGAATAGTCAACAGGGTGATTGAAAAGGTCATAGAATCTATGGATAGATTAATGACAGTGAGGACCATTTGTTGGGCTATGTTCCTCTATGCCTGCACAACAACCTCAATAAATACAGTAGGACTTGAAGAGGCCATAATAAATGCAGGTCTTGCCTTTAATAAGAAGGAAAGAACTCCACAAAGTTAGTAGAGAGACATGGTAAATTAGATTTTTCCTTTCATCTATGAATAGAGAATAGTTTTCCATGAGATAAGGTGCCACAATGATGGAGCCTTCACCGCACACAAGATTATCAGCATGTTATAGCAAAACCAACACCTACCATTCCACCTGTCCAGCAGATGGATGAGGCTTTTACAGGGAACCTCCCTAGATTGATACTGTAGTCATTAAAAAATTAGcacaatttgatcaacaacactTTCCATAACATAAACAATCTAAAACGGAAATTCTCAATAGATTTTTCTCAGAAGAAATCATAAAAGATACTTGTATTGACTTTTTATCAAGTGCCTTAAGTAAAACTAACAGGGACGTTAAGAATAAAAGAGCTTTCATGCTGTTCTAAGGAACGCTAATTATATGGAGGATGGAATAAAAGAAGCCCTATCAGATCACAAGAAAAAGCCTGTTTGGTTAAAACACATTATATGAGTTTCCTAAGAGTAGATGTTATATTTGGAAATGTAATACAGATAGATTCATGGTCTGAGAGTGTTGGCTTGAACATCTAGGCAATGGAAAGATTTAAGTTTTGATATGATGACAAAGAATGAGATATGTAAAGGTGGTTCGATAAAAGATATAAGTTCAATAATATCGGACAAAATTTAAGTAACAATATGCTACCAATGATATGGTAAGGTTACCCTTTGCACACACACCATCAGAAGCATTTACAAGAAGCAAAGCATTAAAGTGGTACAAGAAGCAAAGCATCaggcaaaatgaagaagaactaaAACAAAAGAGATCAAGCTACAAGAGGAATAAATAAACAATTGCAATTTTccttttacttttttgtggacaATATCTTATACAAACTTTGCAACACAAATCATCAACCCAAGGTTGAGCTGAGCATTCGATCGTGAGAAGTGATGATACATCGATACATACAGAAGCCTTCCCAACTTCAGAGACCAAAAAACCTTCCACTAATGCACAACacatcaaaaaacttgaaatcagccCCGTGCATGTTTCATTTCTTCTGCACGGTTTGAGTTAATTTGATAAACAGACACCAAGACATAGTTAGAACGACCGCCGCAGCCTTCCCTCCGACAAGCCCAAAAAGAACTATCACAAAGAAAACATACCGCTGAGATCCTGATTTAGTCTCAAGAACAATTTCTCGGTTCACATCCACAACCTCTTCTTTAACAAAATTTGTAACCTCAGTGGACGTAATGAAGCCAAGACAATTGCCATCTTCCTCATCTCCTGCTCCATGGATCACTTCATCCACTCCTCTGATTCCATCAAACTCTCTTCTTCTGCTCGAAATCGAACTAGAATTCGAGTCAAGTTCCttttcatctttatcttttctactcCTACGAAGCTTCTTCGGGACAAACTTCTTCCAGAGCTTCTTCCCCTTTGAATTACCAGAAGAAACAACATTTAGGCCAACAGCAAGATCCCTCCTTTCCGGCAAAATCTGCCTCCGCTGATCCGAATCGATGGAAGATTCCTCCCAACTTCTGTCGGATGGCATAGAATCCAGGCGGCCATCGACCCCAACTTCTCTTATCGGAGAAACCCGCTCTCTCCCCTCCAAATCCAACCCTCCAATCACCGAATTCAAGTTCCTCCTCGCATTCGAGCACGGCTTCAGGAACGCAAACACCTGGAACCCCATGAAATCGAGCAAAAGAAGGGAAAACGCCGAGACCGTGATCCCGGCGACAAGCTTCCTCCTTTCGATGGACAGAGCCATTAGAACCACCAAATTCACCACCAGAAGCGCAAATCCGGACCCGGTCCCGTTGCCCTCGATCTCCGTGGATTTGGGAAGCGGAGCGCAGGGGGCTTCTTCCAAGACTCCATCGCGGCCAGCCCTGGATCTATGAACTGCGGTAAGAGGACCGGGATCGTCGCCGGCGACGGTGGCCGGAGCCCTAGGGAAGGGGGAGGTGGTCTTCTTGCGGGAAGGCTTCTTAAGGCGGTCACGATTCTTGACGACGAGGTCGGCGAGGGAGGTGGGGAAGCCGGTCTGGACGACGAGGGAGGCGCCGCGCTCGGGCCGACCGATGCCGGAGACGAGCCGGGAGAGCCCGGCGGCCCGCGCCTTCTTCCACGGGTTCGGCATTGGCCGGGCCGGGTCCGGCAATCATGGAAAGAGGAGGCGGGGGCGGCTCGGACCGGAGACGGGGGCGGAGACAGAGACGGAGACGGAGAAACTCAAAGGCGACGGCGgagagaaatagaggaaaatcgTCTGGTTGGTtggtttgttttgttttgtttttggtCATTAGTTTTGAAGGCGACGGGAAGCGGAAAGAATCATTAATTGCAGTgccatttttcttttcaaaaataataataataatttcagTGCCATCCGCGTGGAAATTAGTGGTCTAACTTGTCTTGTTTAGCCATCATGGACGGTAATGATCTGTTGATTTGATGGGTGAAGTGGGTTGATGTGCGGTTACTTGTCTGCTACTTATTTTATATTTGGGCACGTAGGGTTAATGAAAATGAaagtgaaaaattaaaaaaaaaatttaattttttaaaatcaaattattaaattttatttttattctgatCACCGATCAAACGTGTcagaaaatattatcaaatttaaCAGAAAATGATCGGTGCTGCAGATTGTATCGTCGTCTTACAACTCAGTATTCAAAGTATGTTTTATGGGCCGAAAAGGCGGCTGTTTCaactatttttcataatatttaatttttaaattttattaaatatattcatATTAGATCGATACGATCATTCTGTTTATATTTTGGTCTGTACTGTTTGTTGTAAGTGACCTGGTGTGTTGTTAGATCTAACATAATTTGGTACGTAACATGTGGCACAAGCTAACAGAACTCCAGTAATTTGTCTTGGGGTCAAGTTTAAAGTATAATAAGTTGTAGAGTGAGAATGCAATGGCAACATTGGAGTTAGGCTGTTTTCTCATGTCTCGGTACAACTAACATAAAAAAATTGGATAATTTTCTTGTGAGCCAATTATATATAGTTAATATTAATGTTATTATCTAAACATGATAATTAGTTATAACCAAAGATGTTTCTGGATAATTATTGCTTATTTTTGACCATGAGGTTTTTGACTGAAGCTAATGGAAAAATTTGCACTTGACGTGCGGTAATGAGTATGTTAGGTATTTTACGTGCCTTGATGTACATGTGATGCAGGCTATTGTCATGTGTGGTACGGTTTGGGCCTAAAAGCCATGAAGACAAGTAGACAGCAGGCCATCTTCGGCTGCCGGGCCGACCAGGAGGATGGATTCTCGAGGATTTGGTCTGCCAGATGGCCGAAAACAAACTGTATCCCAAGTTGCCTAAACttgaaaagataaaaaatcaagttcagaattttattttattttgatttttgatcagTCAAAGCCAACCATCCTACTTCAATGTCATATTAGAACCAAGTTGCATGACTCAAACATGCCATGGACAAAACTAGTTATATAGTGATGCATGATGTTATGATCTTTGCAAACATAATACTTGCATGATACTTCTAACAATCTTTTCTTTCGTTAATGAAAGTTTTCGTCCCACAACATCAGTATTTATCCCAAATGCTGATTGTCTGGGTGATGAACTTGGTGTCATCACGTGGGGTGTAGAATTGTctatggttttgattttaattatcaGAATCGTGTTGTTTTCGATAAGAGCATGCATAATGTTAGGTGTTAAATGCAGTGACTAATTAGGTTTATGTCAATTCATAGATTTATGTTCGTTATGTGGCCTATATGCCACCATCCTTAAATTGCACGGGCCACAAATCAATTCAAGCTATTTACATATTTGAGTTTTGAGCCTTTTTCGGTTCGAGTACAAATCACATCCATTCTCACAtgaagattttatattttttgatctttTCCAAAATCTTCAAGTGAGATTAGTAAGTAGGAGATATTAGACTCACTGGCTAGCGGTGCTACATCCCACTTAAAGATAGATTTTTGATATTTTCCTTCTTCTTcgataattaattttgaatttttgaagtcttcaaatcaaatcattaattagaaGGTATACGACTTGTTTAACTAGCTTCAATGCCTCCAATTTGATTcacttttgttttccaccttctTTTATCTTTGACATGTGGATAAAAAAAACCGTTGCATAGAAGATTAATGACAAAAGCCCATAAATGGCCGGATGGTTAGTTATAGTAAGAAACTCAAGGGTCAAAATGATTCAACAGATACATTATAACAAATCTCCATGAAAGAATTCATAGTGTGCACTAGGAATCTAAGGTCAAACATGTCCATTCATGCAAGAAATGAGTCTTGAAATGTTAACCACTAGAGTTTAGAGAGATAAAATGAGTTTAAGAGAGAAAGTCTAGAGAagtgagagagagaaaaatcatcGGCTAGGGAGTACTTGAGCTGGCTGAGCTGGAGCCAGAAGAGAGTGATGGACACTGGATAATTGGTCGAGATCTTTCAAGTCGGATGCTGGCACTAGGTCATTGATCAATCTTTCAAGCTAGATCCTGCAAAACCACTAAAGATAGGAAAGTCCTCATGTTGGAGGGTTCCTTGATGGTAGACCTTCCAATGCCTAAATCGGTCTCTTGCAAAAGCAAACAGAAGAAGTCTGAGTTTGTGAAGAAGAGGAGAGGTGGTGTCGAGCATGAGGTGTGGGAAGTTGGTATAAGAGAGAGGAGATTGAGAGATGGAGGATGCCGTGTAGAGAACAGAGATCGAAAGTGAAGATAGGAGAACTTAAAATTCTATGAAGGAGGTAGATTTCGTATGAAATCAATCTTCGAGAGAAGGCATGCGAAGTTAGTGTTCACTTACCTAGAGGGTTTTCGAAAATGATGTTTTATAAATGAAGGTACCAATCATTTTTTTGGAACATGCATTGTCTGTCAGAGAGCAGTGGTCATAGAGATGTGCTCTGACTATTAAGGAACAATTGCTTACATGTTCTAGAGTTATTGAGGTTACAAATCTCACTTGTTGGAGGAGAAAGTGGAGCAACAAGCAGGCAAGCCACTTGTTGTCTTATGGATAGAAAATTCTAGTACTTCTTCAGCACAATCGTAAAAGATCAACTAGTAGAGGCTGAGTGATTGCCCCACAATCTTCTACCAAGGATGCATGTCAGTCTATCATTGGATATTTTTGGCTTAGGTGAAGGAAGTAGAGAGTTCCTACATTTGTCATGGAGTTGGCGGTCAGGATAGATGTTAAAGCTTCGAACTTTGACTCTCCAAGGGAGATGCTGATAAGGATCTTCATAATGGGGCTATGCCAAGGCATATCCTATGACTGCTGTAGGCTTAGTTTCGGTGCTTCGATCGAAGCACTAGGCCAAGGAAGGAGTCCCAACATCATATGCCATCATGGTTATACCTCGAGAGGCCACAACTCAGGCAGGCGATTGG
Protein-coding regions in this window:
- the LOC105033226 gene encoding uncharacterized protein, which codes for MPNPWKKARAAGLSRLVSGIGRPERGASLVVQTGFPTSLADLVVKNRDRLKKPSRKKTTSPFPRAPATVAGDDPGPLTAVHRSRAGRDGVLEEAPCAPLPKSTEIEGNGTGSGFALLVVNLVVLMALSIERRKLVAGITVSAFSLLLLDFMGFQVFAFLKPCSNARRNLNSVIGGLDLEGRERVSPIREVGVDGRLDSMPSDRSWEESSIDSDQRRQILPERRDLAVGLNVVSSGNSKGKKLWKKFVPKKLRRSRKDKDEKELDSNSSSISSRRREFDGIRGVDEVIHGAGDEEDGNCLGFITSTEVTNFVKEEVVDVNREIVLETKSGSQRYVFFVIVLFGLVGGKAAAVVLTMSWCLFIKLTQTVQKK